One window of the Allorhizobium ampelinum S4 genome contains the following:
- a CDS encoding sugar phosphate isomerase/epimerase family protein — translation MTDLGFQLYSARNFQPFSAILPKLKAAGYTHVEGYGAMYASADDAALKALRDDLDANDLTMPTGHFGLDLLESDPAKALSIARTLGVKAVYCPHLVADLRPTDAAGWFAFGQRLEKAGKPFVDAGLLFGWHNHDFEFAVLPDGSTPQEQIFAGGPSLTWEADLAWVVRGHADPFSWIESYGKRITAVHVKDIAPAGENKDEDGWADVGHGTVDWKGLVAALERYNVQYYVVEHDNPNDIDRLITRSIASFNSF, via the coding sequence ATGACCGATCTCGGTTTTCAGCTTTACAGCGCCCGCAATTTCCAACCGTTTTCCGCTATCCTTCCGAAGTTGAAGGCGGCAGGCTATACCCATGTCGAGGGCTATGGCGCGATGTATGCCAGCGCCGATGATGCGGCACTGAAAGCGTTGCGCGACGATCTCGACGCCAATGACCTGACCATGCCAACCGGCCATTTCGGCCTGGACCTGTTGGAAAGCGATCCGGCCAAGGCTCTCTCTATTGCCAGGACCTTGGGCGTCAAGGCGGTCTATTGCCCTCATCTCGTTGCGGACCTGCGTCCAACGGATGCAGCGGGCTGGTTTGCTTTTGGTCAAAGGCTGGAAAAGGCAGGCAAGCCTTTCGTCGATGCCGGGCTGCTGTTCGGCTGGCACAATCATGATTTCGAATTTGCGGTACTTCCCGACGGTTCAACACCGCAGGAGCAGATTTTCGCCGGTGGCCCGAGCCTGACCTGGGAAGCAGATCTGGCCTGGGTGGTGCGTGGCCATGCCGATCCCTTTAGCTGGATCGAGAGCTATGGCAAGCGGATCACCGCCGTGCATGTCAAGGATATCGCGCCCGCAGGTGAAAACAAGGATGAAGACGGCTGGGCCGATGTTGGCCACGGCACGGTCGATTGGAAGGGTCTGGTGGCCGCTCTGGAGCGCTATAACGTCCAATATTACGTGGTAGAGCATGACAATCCGAACGATATCGACAGATTGATCACTCGGTCTATTGCGTCCTTCAATTCATTTTAA
- a CDS encoding Gfo/Idh/MocA family protein: MTRELNVGIIGCGNISSAYFTLAPLFKGITVVACADINMNAAELRAEEFGVKAQTVDELLANPDVDVVVNLTIPAVHYAVSKQILEAGKHVYSEKPLVLSLEEGESLRRIAKDKGLSVGCAPDTFLGGAHQLARKHIDEGGIGRVTSGTCHVMSPGMEMWHPNPDFFFLPGGGPILDLGPYYIANLINLIGPVKRVGALTSMASETRTITSEPRNGEVIPVKTPTNIHALLEFANGATITLSASWDVWCHRHANMELYGTEGSLFVTDPNFFGGVVEATGRNKEVKPLEEWDHPFGINNQESAQGPRANYRTAGLADMALAIIEGRDARCSLDRVLHGVDVMTAILKSGETGEFVSLSTTCTQPAALGVEEARALLR; the protein is encoded by the coding sequence ATGACACGTGAACTTAATGTCGGCATTATCGGATGCGGCAATATTTCCTCGGCCTATTTCACTCTTGCACCACTGTTCAAGGGCATCACGGTGGTGGCCTGCGCCGATATCAACATGAATGCAGCGGAGCTGCGCGCCGAGGAATTCGGCGTCAAGGCCCAGACGGTGGACGAGCTGCTGGCCAATCCGGATGTGGATGTGGTGGTCAACCTCACCATTCCGGCGGTGCATTATGCCGTTTCCAAACAGATCCTCGAAGCGGGCAAGCATGTCTATTCGGAAAAGCCGCTGGTGCTCAGCCTGGAAGAAGGTGAGAGCCTGCGGCGGATCGCCAAAGACAAGGGTCTCTCAGTCGGCTGCGCCCCTGACACCTTCCTGGGTGGTGCGCATCAGCTGGCGCGCAAGCATATCGATGAAGGTGGCATTGGCCGCGTCACATCAGGCACCTGCCATGTGATGAGCCCCGGCATGGAAATGTGGCACCCGAACCCGGATTTCTTCTTCCTGCCGGGCGGCGGGCCGATCCTCGATCTCGGGCCTTACTACATTGCCAACCTGATCAACCTGATCGGCCCGGTCAAACGGGTCGGGGCGCTGACCTCGATGGCCAGTGAGACCCGCACCATTACCAGCGAGCCGCGCAATGGCGAGGTGATCCCGGTCAAGACACCAACCAACATTCACGCCCTGTTGGAATTCGCCAATGGCGCGACCATTACGCTATCGGCCAGTTGGGATGTCTGGTGTCATCGCCATGCCAATATGGAGCTATACGGTACGGAAGGCTCGTTGTTCGTCACTGATCCGAATTTCTTCGGTGGCGTCGTGGAAGCCACGGGCCGCAACAAGGAGGTCAAGCCGCTGGAGGAATGGGACCATCCGTTCGGCATCAACAACCAGGAAAGCGCCCAAGGGCCGCGCGCCAATTATCGCACGGCAGGGCTTGCCGACATGGCCCTGGCGATCATTGAGGGACGCGATGCGCGTTGCTCGCTGGACCGGGTTTTGCATGGGGTGGATGTGATGACGGCCATTCTGAAATCCGGAGAGACAGGCGAATTTGTCTCGCTCTCCACCACCTGTACCCAACCGGCGGCTCTTGGCGTAGAAGAGGCAAGGGCCTTGCTTCGGTAA
- the mgrA gene encoding L-glyceraldehyde 3-phosphate reductase: MTWQPAENRYERMTYNRCGKSGLKLPAISLGLWHNFGDDTPHQLKRDMCRRAFDLGITHFDLANNYGPLPGAAELAFDEILKTDFHGLRDELIVSSKAGYNMWPGPYGEWGSRKYLISSCDQSLKRMGLDYVDIFYSHRFDPDTPLEETCGALDHIVRSGRALYVGISSYNSQRTREAVEIMKGLGTPLLIHQPSYSMLNRWVEDDKLLDTLEDVGMGSIVFSPLAQGMLTTKYLQGIPEDSRAAQNHFLKREFIRPEIIENIRKLNAIAEKRGQTLAQMAISWVLRGGRVTSALIGASRVSQIEDCVKALDTPDFTEAELAEINVYAKEADINLWAKSAERD; this comes from the coding sequence ATGACCTGGCAACCGGCTGAAAACCGCTATGAGCGGATGACCTATAATCGTTGCGGCAAGAGCGGGCTGAAATTGCCAGCGATCTCGCTTGGTCTCTGGCATAATTTTGGCGATGACACGCCGCATCAGTTGAAGCGGGACATGTGCCGCCGCGCCTTTGATCTCGGCATTACCCATTTTGACCTTGCCAACAATTATGGCCCTCTGCCGGGTGCCGCGGAACTGGCCTTCGACGAAATCCTCAAAACGGATTTTCATGGACTGCGTGACGAGCTGATCGTCTCGTCAAAGGCCGGATACAATATGTGGCCCGGTCCTTACGGCGAATGGGGCAGCCGCAAATATCTCATCTCATCCTGCGACCAGAGCCTGAAGCGCATGGGTCTGGACTATGTGGATATTTTCTATTCCCACCGTTTCGACCCTGACACACCGCTGGAGGAAACCTGCGGCGCGCTCGATCATATCGTCCGTTCGGGCCGGGCGCTCTATGTCGGGATTTCCTCCTATAATTCGCAGCGAACCCGCGAAGCGGTCGAGATCATGAAGGGCCTCGGCACGCCGCTGCTGATCCATCAGCCGAGCTATTCGATGCTCAATCGCTGGGTGGAGGATGACAAGCTGCTCGATACGCTTGAGGATGTCGGCATGGGCTCCATCGTGTTTTCGCCATTGGCGCAGGGCATGCTGACCACCAAATATCTCCAGGGCATTCCCGAGGACAGCCGTGCTGCCCAGAACCACTTCCTGAAGCGCGAGTTCATTCGTCCTGAGATCATCGAAAACATCCGCAAGCTGAACGCGATTGCCGAAAAGCGCGGCCAAACGCTGGCGCAGATGGCGATTTCCTGGGTGCTGCGCGGTGGTCGCGTCACGTCTGCCCTGATCGGCGCCAGCCGCGTGTCGCAGATCGAGGATTGCGTCAAGGCGCTGGACACGCCGGACTTTACCGAGGCGGAACTGGCCGAGATCAACGTCTATGCCAAGGAAGCCGATATCAATCTCTGGGCGAAATCCGCCGAGCGTGATTGA
- a CDS encoding glycoside hydrolase family 43 protein: MIINPILPGFNPDPSICRVGEDYYIATSTFEWYPGVQIHHSRDLVNWTLIRRPLERQSQLDMRGNPDSCGIWAPCLSYADGLFWLVYTDVKRLDGSFKDAPNYIVTSPSIEGEWSDPFYVNASGFDPSLFHDDDGRKWFVNMQWNHRAEAFNTIGPHPAFDGILLQEWDPVTKALTGPVRNIYPGTELGLVEGPHLFKRNGWYYLTVAEGGTGYDHAVTMARSRHIEGPYETHPDRHLITSKDNPKAELQKAGHGQYVETSDGQAYHTHLCGRPLAPYRRCTLGRETSLQKCVWKDDWLYLEQGDQVPAVYVKPPLPAERLEKPAITEYRFDPSGLPMDFQWLRTPEPERIFNLLARPGFLRLYGRQSIGSWFEQALVARRQQHHSFRAQTRITFAPQTYQQAAGLTHYYNRYKFYALTVTWHETLGRALTILSCPGDYPGGKLVFPIDAGLALPDGDIDLAMEVMDNDLQFLWRPAGASLDGSGEAWQTVGPILDAGVISDEGGRGFDASFTGAFTGLFAFDLTGQARPADFDGFIYEAR; encoded by the coding sequence ATGATCATCAACCCAATCCTGCCGGGCTTCAACCCGGACCCGTCCATCTGCCGGGTGGGGGAGGATTATTATATCGCCACCTCAACCTTCGAATGGTATCCGGGCGTCCAGATCCACCATTCCCGTGATCTGGTGAACTGGACGTTGATCCGCCGCCCGCTGGAGCGCCAAAGCCAGCTGGACATGCGCGGCAATCCCGATAGCTGCGGCATCTGGGCACCGTGTCTGTCCTATGCCGATGGGCTGTTCTGGCTGGTCTATACCGACGTGAAGCGCCTTGACGGCAGCTTCAAGGATGCCCCCAATTATATCGTGACCTCGCCAAGCATTGAGGGCGAATGGTCCGATCCGTTCTATGTCAATGCTTCCGGCTTTGACCCCTCGCTGTTTCACGATGACGATGGCCGCAAATGGTTCGTCAACATGCAATGGAACCATCGAGCTGAGGCTTTCAATACCATTGGCCCGCATCCAGCTTTTGACGGCATCCTGTTGCAGGAGTGGGACCCGGTGACGAAAGCCCTGACGGGACCGGTACGCAATATCTATCCCGGAACCGAGCTTGGACTGGTCGAAGGACCGCATCTGTTCAAGCGTAATGGCTGGTACTATCTGACGGTTGCTGAAGGTGGCACAGGCTACGACCATGCGGTCACCATGGCGCGGTCGCGCCATATCGAAGGCCCCTATGAGACCCATCCTGACCGGCATCTGATCACGTCTAAGGACAATCCCAAGGCAGAGCTGCAAAAGGCCGGCCATGGCCAATATGTGGAAACGTCTGACGGGCAGGCCTATCACACCCATTTATGCGGTCGCCCGCTGGCGCCTTATCGCCGTTGCACGCTGGGGCGTGAGACATCCTTGCAGAAATGCGTCTGGAAGGACGATTGGCTCTATCTGGAGCAGGGCGATCAGGTGCCTGCGGTCTACGTGAAGCCGCCTTTACCGGCAGAGCGTTTGGAAAAGCCTGCAATCACCGAATACCGTTTCGATCCGTCCGGCCTGCCGATGGATTTTCAATGGTTGCGGACGCCAGAGCCGGAGCGGATTTTCAACCTCTTGGCAAGACCCGGATTTCTGCGACTCTATGGACGTCAAAGCATTGGCAGTTGGTTCGAGCAAGCGCTTGTCGCCCGTCGCCAGCAGCATCACTCCTTCCGGGCGCAAACCCGGATCACTTTTGCGCCGCAGACCTATCAGCAGGCGGCGGGCCTGACCCATTATTATAACCGCTACAAGTTTTACGCCCTGACTGTGACCTGGCACGAGACGCTGGGCCGGGCTCTGACCATCCTGTCCTGCCCCGGTGACTATCCGGGCGGCAAGCTGGTCTTTCCCATCGATGCCGGATTGGCTCTGCCGGATGGCGACATCGATCTGGCGATGGAGGTCATGGATAACGATCTGCAATTCCTCTGGCGTCCAGCGGGCGCAAGCCTGGATGGTTCCGGTGAGGCATGGCAGACGGTTGGCCCGATCCTCGACGCGGGCGTCATTTCTGATGAGGGCGGACGCGGCTTTGACGCATCCTTCACGGGTGCCTTTACCGGCCTGTTCGCCTTCGATCTGACGGGGCAGGCGAGACCTGCCGATTTCGACGGCTTCATCTACGAGGCGCGTTGA